DNA sequence from the Sceloporus undulatus isolate JIND9_A2432 ecotype Alabama chromosome 4, SceUnd_v1.1, whole genome shotgun sequence genome:
gcaaaatataggacattacaaGGTAAAAGCTAAATGCACCAACATAACTATAAAAtcaggcttcttagtcatgctcaaaatggaggacattttggaattcctcctggacaggaggctgcaaagtaggacatgtcctggaaaaggaggacatttggtcaccctgtaTCCTATTCAGTCTCAGATTAGATGCAAAGGCTTAGATCGGCTAGAATAACACATGCCTTagttgcatcccatttggattactgtagcaCTGCACTGTACATTACTGTACATGTACTGTACTGGTACAATTACGgtatatggggctgcctttggtgttcagaaacttcaactggtccaaagagatGCAGGcaggttgttaactggggctgaCTACAGGGAAAACACaatcccttgttgcaacagcgaAGCTGGGGACCAGTCTGTTTgtgggtacaattcaaagtgttggttttggcctataaagccctatatgattcAGGTcctggttatttgaaggaccgtattctCCCTTACAAACCTCCCTGCGTtttgagatagaatcatagaatcatagagttggaagagacctcaaggaccatccagtcctaccccattctgccatgcaggaattcaatATCAAAGCATcgccagcagatggccatccagcctctgcttaaagacctccaaataaggaggcTCCACTGCTCttgaagggagtgtgttccacttttgaacagctcttactgtcaggaagttcctccaccacactctctgaagcagcagaaaaaaagtttgCTCTCACTattcatgacatcccttcagatgtttaaagacaGCTATTgactctcaatcttctcttcttcaagctaaacatacccagctccctaaagaatgtgttccactgagaaacatctcttactgtcaggaagttccttccaAATGtccaggtggaatcttttttcctgtagcttgcatccattgctccgtgtcctgttctctagagctacagaaaacaatcttgctccatcctcaatacgacaccccttcacatatttacacaaggctatcatgtcacctcttaaccttttcttctccagatccATAAGTCTCCccttatagggcttcatggtttccagacctttcaccattttggttgtcctcctctggacatgctccagcttgtcaacattcattttgaattgtggtgcctagaactggacacagttcttctggggaggcccttctctccatcccaccaccgttaaaggtacatctggtgggaaaaCTGGAGAGATAGGTCCTTCTCAATGGCAGCCCCCAGACTCTGGTACTCCCTTCCCAGAAAGACTCGATTTtgttaggatgggggacacctggctgaatgaaactatgtgtgaaagggatctaagagtcggagtagaccataagttgaacatgagtcaacatgcaatgcagcagctaccaaggccaatgcgattttagattgcatcaatagaaggatagtgtctagatcaagagaagtaatagtgctactctattctgccttggtcaggccccacctggaatattgtgtccagttctgggcaccacaatttaaaaaggatgctgagaaactggagcatgtccaaaggagggcgactaaaatggtggaggatctggaaaccatgtcctatgaggaacgacttagggagccatgagttactgcaccaggtaacaTCAACCCCAGTGACGCCACTGGGTCTTACCCATAGGATCCAGTCCAATGTCTTCTGGTATGTAGCTGAACTTTTCCGCTGACCATCTGGAAGCATTTTTAGTTTGGCCCATAGTcatgataatgataacaacaacaacaataatagtgattatgtttatttataaagttcTTTCCACCAACGAATGGAAAATCAAACAAATACAATCAAGAGTGAgacaattatttatttgtttgttgaatttatatccacccaatgagattcaaggtggctttaTTGTAGCATACAATAAACAGAACACTATAAATATACATGAAATCCCCAACTTCGCACCAGCCAGTTCCACTCAGCAACCTTTAGCACAACTCAGCAGTTTAATCCGGTAAGTGAAAGAAGAAGGTCTTCATCcccttagaaaaatgaatgagacACTCCTTCAGCCAGACGTCCAAAGAAAGATCATCCCACAGACGTGGAGCCAGTGTGTCAGTGGAACAAACAACAACCCTTTGCCTGTAGATCTTACATTCCTAGAcggtacataccatgctagccCAACTACCAGGTATTGGGAGAGATTAGAGTGCAGAGCTCTAGGTACAAGAAGCAATGGTTTAAAATGGTCCCTAGCCCAAAGTGGCTAAAGTCTGGGCCAAAGACTGGGCTTCATGTCAGGAGGAAGACATGATCACATTCTCAGAACCTGTTGATGATCTCAAATTTTGGGCAGCCTGTTAAGGAAGGAAATATCTTTTTCCGATAGTCTGACCATAAGCCACGGTGTAGTGCAGACCATGGACCACATGCTGCCCCCATAGGGCTGTTTTTAGGACTACAgggttttggggttgtttttttgcaaaataaaaataaaagtcctCTGGGGAGTTTTTCCATCACATTTTGTGGGTCCCTTGGGCCAATTTAGGGCCAGGAGAAGCCTTTTTGAAAGAGGATGTGACAGAAAGTGACTTCTGCACCTTTCCTGTTGTTATAAAAGGGACCACTTTGGTAGCTACAATGGACCAGGCAGGCAcgaaaacatggtgaaaataccTTCATGCCCTTTAGAGGGCATttgtggtacacacacacacacacacacacacgcacacattaaTGAGCACATGTGCATTGAGGGGGTGCAGCTCTGAAAAGTCTCCGGAAGAGCTAATGCAGTCCCCTAGCCTTGCCCAGTTGCCCAGCCTGGAGTAGTGGCTCAGCAAGGACTCTgccaggagtttatcagacaaggggaattggaagtataatctgatggcaatcatggggtttaatgttattgcgggataacccactacacacaaattcgggcaatgggaagtcagtccgaacgcaatcatgtggtatcacgttattgtgtgatagactgccacacacaaattcaggcaatggcaagctattttcgggcaatggggagccagttcgaatgcaatgtgtattcacgtaattgcgcgaaactagcaactttaagtaaatgagttttggccccactttcttttcattcaaatttaagagaaattcctcccgtttgataaactccccagtGTCCTACTCTCACACTGCAACAGAAAGCAGTGTGCCAAAAGTGCAGTAGCTGAAGAAGAGGCAGTTTGCGATAACAACCAGTCTGGGGTCAGGAGTCATAAATCAAAGCAGAGTTGTATCTTACAGTAGATGCTGGCTGAAAGCGAAACCAAATTTGTTTCTAGCAAACTAAATGCTGGCATAAAATGGTCTTCACCTTCTGACCAAGCAAGGTGGCAACCAGCTTAGCCtctctaggaaaggagttccagagtctagaagcaatagcaataacagcttcatttatataccgcttcatccTGAACTAAGcagtccctaagcagtttacaactgtaagcttagttacccccaacaagctgggcactaattttagcgacctcagaaggatgcaagcctgagttgagtctGAACTCTTAGCTAGTATTGACCTCGCAACCTTAtggtctgtgagtgagtggctgcagtataggcatttaaccactgtgccaccagggccatGGAAAAGGTCCTCTCCTTTGTTAAAATTtctgcactggctgccgattagcttctgggtgcaatacaaacggttggttattacctttaaagccctaaatggcttgggcccgagttacttgagggaacgcctctccctacacaatccaccccacactctcagaatatctggaaagaaatcactagactacataaataccaggctagtgaccACGTCCCACAGAGTGTTTTATGAcatggcccccaagttgtggaatgatctgccggaagagatccatcttattaccactttggatgctttcaagaaggcactgaagagggatctcttccggcgagcctacccaccaaacctgctgtaaaatcCTCACCCCTgttagtattgtatgttttttacggAGAGCCAACCAACTGTATTGAATTGATaataatgtatattttttatgctatgtatttgatatgtttttattgttgaaatttgctgactgctgtaatcctgcctcgatccgcagggagaggcgggaaatagaaattattattattattattattattattattattattattattaacactcaATATGCCTCCAAAGGTGGTGAGATTAAAATGTGCCTACTTTGATAATCTTACAAGCATGGACAAGCTCACATGGGGAGATAGGGTCCTTCAGATCTCAAAGAACCAGGCTGTACAAGGTCTTATAGGACAGAGGAAGCATCCTGAGGAACTGTCCTCAGGAACTGACCAGTAGAGCTATTGTAACAAGGAGACTCAAGATCCCCATGGCAGCCAGGTCCTGAGTAGAGCAATTGCTCACAAAGGGGGGCTGACCTTGCTTATTATTGCCCTTGCCTTGATTGGCTGGCCTATGGAGACTCTGGCAAGAAGTAACCCAGTCTCCCAATATCAGAAAAAGACAACAAAGCAGCAGTACCCCTCAAAAAATTCTGGCACACCTCTGTCTCCCCTTCTGGCTTCGACATTCATGGAGTGTTGCTCTCAGCCTAGTTCCCTTATCAGCTCTTCAGCCTCTCCCCCGCCTTTCATCCTTTAACTGATCCTGTTTTCTTCTGCACTAAAGAGCTCCACTATGTGTTTCAAAATCAAAGGATGCCTGATGATCAAGGACAGCAATTTATTCAAGAAATGGCCAGTGGAATATCGTTGGGATGAGCCCCAGGGCAGCGAGAGTACCTTCAATGCTTGTTGCAGCAGAACCACTGTCAACCCCAACAGCAACATCGCAACAACCTCCCATGATGAAGGGGTGAAAGACAGGAGGACTAGCATCTTCGACACCATGAGGCATCACTCTAGCAAATGTGCCAGATACATGTTAGCACATTCCATTGGCCGCTGCCTGCTTTACCCTGGCTCGGTATGCCTCTTTAACAGAATCCCTCTGTCTTTAGTAGTGCATGGCCGGATGCGTCTCATTGAGGAATTTAATGGGAAACGGGCCAAGCTGATCGCTCGTGATGGTAATGAGATTGATACCATGTTTGtggacaggaggaagaagaaaacactgGAAAACAGGAGGATGAAGTTGGTGATCTGCTGTGAAGGGAATGGCAGTTTCTATGAAGTGGGCTGCATTTTCACACCCCTGAAGGCCGGCTACTCCGTTCTCGGGTGGAACCACCCTGGCTTTGCAAGAAGCACAGGGAAGCCCTACCCTCAGAATGACATCAATGCCATGGACGTCGTCCTCCAGTATGCTGTCCGCCGCCTGCATTTCACTCTGCCAGACATCGTCATCTATGGTTATTCCTTAGGTAGCTACACAGCCACATGGGCAGCCATGACTTACCCAGAGCTGGGTGCTTTGGTGCTAGATGCCTCTTTTGACAGCTTACTCCCTTTAGCCATGAAAGTGATCGCAGAGAGTTGGAAGAACCTGGTGCTGCAGACGGTGATAGAGCACTTCAACCTCAACGTAGCTGAAATGCTGTGCAGGTACCAGGGACCAGTGTTGCTGATCCGGAGGACTCTGGACGAAGTCACCAGCACCCAGTTCGATCCAGAGACTGATCTCCCCATCGCCCGAACAAACCGAGCCAATGAACTGCTCTTGCAGCTATTGCGGTCCCGCTATCCCAAAGTCattgcagaggaagaggaagctgTGTACCATTGGCTGGGAGCCGACTGCCCTCATATGGAAATCCTCATCTATAAATTTTTCTATAAGGTTGATGAAGAGTGGTGCCTCCAAATACTTAACAGCTACAAAGCCAGCCTTGGATTGAACACTGCCTTCCCATGGAAAGTGGGGGAAGGCCTGACGCCCATCCAGAAGCGGGAGTTGGCTTTGTTCCTGGCCAAGAAGCACCTGAAGAACGTCGAGACAACACATGGAAGAACTTTGCCACCGGATGAATTTGAGATGCCCTGGAAGCTCTAGTGGGGCTGGGGAGGTGGTGGTTTGATTGCAGAAAAAGAAGAGcgagagagaaataaaagattGGATGTGTTTTGGTTGTGCATCTATGTTTGTGAAGTTGCAGGGGGCATGTCAAAGTAACTATAAGGTGGATAAGAAGACTAAAAAGAAGACTTAGagtgggtctacactggccagaatattctgggagcaggCCAGAGTATTATGGCCTCAAAGCTGCCCCAAATTCCATCTGTTACTTGGGCACTCCAGAGCAATGCCAAGTGGCTGTTCGTAAGTACATCCTTCTGTGCTGTTTGCCAGTGCTGGCACAACTCACTGCCTCTGAGTTTGAAAATGAGACACCCagccttgatcacatggctggctacattgttgtgacctcagaaggagcaaCTTATGCCAGCAGCGGTGGCACCGGGCGACACAGAAGGATGCATAGTAAAAAATCACCTGGCATCCTTCCcaagtgctttggattttcctggaagatccagagcaaatggtgaatttttaaaaagtgggttaAGGGAGGGATGGTCCAGATTCACTGTGGAACTGCTTTTCCCACATGAAGATATTCTGCAGTTGAATTGGGCCTTTGGCCCTGCGCAGTGTGGACAGAATGACACAAAAAACAAGGAAGAACCAGTTTATATGTAGACATgcccaaggaagaggaggaggaggaggaggtggaagaagaagaagaagaagaagaagaagaagaagaagaagaagaagaagaagaaattgatggATATTATAGGCCCTGGttgctatttttttcttctttgattcCCTAAGAGCTAAAACACTATGGTCACTTCAGGATTCAAAACAACCTCTTCCAGGTAGATCAGTTCTACCTTTGTCATAGTATGTGAGAATACAGGGaagtctgtttgtttgtttgtttgtttgtttcaatatgggactcaaggaggcttacaataaCAAATAGCTAAAAATTCATAATACAAAAGCTTAAAAActttaaacaaaaaaatccaattgaaacattaatttacaatggttgaaaatgcattcaaaacattgtaaaaaaaaaagaaaacacagcacATCCCATTAAAATCCTCTGTCGCAACCAGTTGAAAGCTGAAGACCTCTTCATGTAAAatagtctttgcctgctggtgaaaagagaaTACAAAGGGAGATAACTGAGCCTCCCTTGGGAAGGagttccatagtctaggagcagGCACCAAGAAGTGTCCACACCAGAGGAGCTTGGGAGGATGGCCAGATTGAGAGTTTGCAAGACTTGGACCAGCTCATATGGGGAGATTTCAGACTGTTTGGAACTAAAgtcatataaggctttataggtcataaccaacagaAGTAGagtggtagccagtgaagctgtttcagtaaGGGAGTTATATGTTCTCCCTAGGGTTGTCACCAGATTCAGAAGCAAGTCCGAACAGTCTCAGGCCTGAATCCTATCATTACTCTC
Encoded proteins:
- the LOC121928572 gene encoding protein ABHD16B-like, producing MCFKIKGCLMIKDSNLFKKWPVEYRWDEPQGSESTFNACCSRTTVNPNSNIATTSHDEGVKDRRTSIFDTMRHHSSKCARYMLAHSIGRCLLYPGSVCLFNRIPLSLVVHGRMRLIEEFNGKRAKLIARDGNEIDTMFVDRRKKKTLENRRMKLVICCEGNGSFYEVGCIFTPLKAGYSVLGWNHPGFARSTGKPYPQNDINAMDVVLQYAVRRLHFTLPDIVIYGYSLGSYTATWAAMTYPELGALVLDASFDSLLPLAMKVIAESWKNLVLQTVIEHFNLNVAEMLCRYQGPVLLIRRTLDEVTSTQFDPETDLPIARTNRANELLLQLLRSRYPKVIAEEEEAVYHWLGADCPHMEILIYKFFYKVDEEWCLQILNSYKASLGLNTAFPWKVGEGLTPIQKRELALFLAKKHLKNVETTHGRTLPPDEFEMPWKL